A genomic stretch from Nymphalis io chromosome 25, ilAglIoxx1.1, whole genome shotgun sequence includes:
- the LOC126778261 gene encoding uncharacterized protein LOC126778261 codes for MFKLLVILSIAAFASGQYSASRLVKNIYNECLSQYSVECVKPRTLEWISHVANDEEIKITDNLSIVKNAEIEDEAVDPRMAKDPAYAIVDKVDRFLQTHAVRVKVPEEIASSAASEYVPRSLLTDLPSQLDMSLDGEEEVETFEGRKKKIKLPKPLRIKSKHGFIKKVLLPFLLGLKFKASVLVPLALAMIALKTWKALTLGLISLVLSGAMVIFKFTKPKVVNYEVIHYPQHHVEHHVDHHAPAWDAHGPYQARSYEDAHEIAYSGQI; via the exons atgtttaaattattagtgaTATTGTCGATAGCGGCGTTCGCTAGTGGACAGTACTCGGCATCGAGGCTCGTTAAGAACATTTACAATGAATGTTTGAGTCAGTATTCGGTGGAGTGTGTGAAACCGAGGACCCTAGAATGGATTTCCCATGTAGCTAACGATGAAGAGATCAAGATTACGGACAATCTATCAATCGTCAAGAATGCGGAAATCGAAGATGAAGCCGTCGATCCTAGGATGGCGAAGGACCCCGCTTATGCGATCGTCGATAAAGTGGATCGTTTCCTTCAGACTCATGCAGTGAGAGTGAAAGTTCCCGAAGAAATCGCCAGCAGTGCTGCTTCAGAATATGTACCGAGGTCACTCCTCACCGACCTACCTTCTCAACTGGATATGTCCTTGGACGGAGAAGAAGAAGTTGAGACTTTCGAAGGCAGGAAGAAGAAGATCAAGCTCCCCAAGCCCTTGAGGATCAAGAGCA aACATGGTTTCATCAAGAAGGTGCTGCTTCCCTTCCTCCTCGGCCTGAAATTCAAGGCTTCGGTTTTGGTACCGCTTGCGCTTGCTATGATTGCCCTCAAGACATGGAAAGCTTTGACTCTTGGTCTCATTTCTCTGGTTCTGTCTG gtgCTATGGTTATCTTCAAATTCACCAAGCCCAAGGTTGTGAACTACGAAGTGATCCATTACCCACAACACCATGTAGAACACCATGTGGACCATCACGCTCCCGCCTGGGACGCGCACGGTCCATACCAAGCGCGATCATACGAAGACGCACACGAAATCGCCTACTCTGGACAAATATAA